The sequence cttattttaacaaaaactAAACAGTAAACAGTTTCATTTGAGTATGTATACAACTATTTTATAATGGTTACTTTTTTTCTACAATTATTGGGTTAAGCATTACGTTTTTGCAAAAATATTCATATCATACAGTACGCATGTTATCTACTGTCACTGTCACGACTCAAACCGGGCCCCCAGTGCCCCCACAAAGAATCTCTATAATATATCGGCGGCCGACATATGAACAGACCATCCCATTTATACTTTGTATTCCGGACAAAGGAACAAAAACTCTGGACGTATAGCAACCCTAACTGCAAGCTATATGGTCGATGGAGGTCAGTGAACCTTTCTTAGGCTATGAATGTTATGATATTTATATGTTGCATAGGTTACAAGCTTATTTGCTTTGGCTCTTCATGACATAATTGtgggtatcatcttgggtcgtcccattcgtttttcgtcaagttcttaaattagtcctattctgctttcgtcacccattctacattcgtcacaatcgtcagtgGTTTTcgatgtagaatgagtgacgaaagcagaataggactaatttaagaatttgacgaaaaacgaatgggacgacccaagatgatacctaATTGTGCAGCAATAAAATGATTGATTGGTGCAATAAActtatcaataatatgtacGTGCGAATGGATACAtcaatagtaggtaggtacctatatatttaaatattttacatgaactaTTATGAACAAACTACTTAGAAATCCAAACAACGAACAATTTTAGCTACTCTAAAGGATAATCTATGAAAATATTGAATGTGAAAGAGATTGCAGCGGCGGTCCACTTTTATAATACACccacgtatttatttattactcgcCGTACATGTACGAACAGCAACACTGACTATCTGTGCACCTTACGCCTTTACATTAAGGCTTATTATGAATTGTCTAAGTGGACTacctaaatatgtatgttatcATTGTTATCAAGTGCGGCCAACTTCACAGTTATAAAACGCCGGCTGCCTTCTGTCAGCAACACACAGTTGTCGTGTCATATATGGCCGGTAAGTTGGtgcattctttatttattttcgtgaatataaataatagtgTACCGTAAATTATAACCAACTAGGTATGTATAGTCCAGTAAGTACTACAACTATAGTCTACATGTTAAATacgtaagtgtaagtacttaAAATCAATGTTCTTTTTGGTTTTGTCTGAGTTTTTTCATCCACTTGTAAACGTATTTTGACATAGAACTTCGGCATTCAAAAGTTGGGTACTTTTGGATTATATTTGGGTGGTTTTGCGATAGTTAACTAGTATGAgttatttaataacaataaGTACCTAGTGTAAACACAAGTACACAGAGCTCTGACTGTgaataatagtaggtaggtatatcttatTACGATGCAATAAGGTTAGCGATGGTagctatttttatattttttattttacattttatttataacacattattaaatCAGAATCTAGTTCCTGTAGAGGTCAAGGAAGATCTTTTTCATTTGTCATGCTCTGATTTGCATTTGTGATGCGCATGATGTGATTGTTGTTCTAAGAGGTGTGCAGAAACTGATACGTTTCTTTTAACTTTCGAAGTACGATTATTCtcatttttttaagataaacaattgaaatAAGTTATTGTGGGGTGAATACGAGTATGAAAGGAATCGATGACTTGGCCAAGATTACAAAAAACGTGTTGGTTTTGATATGATGATGAGGATAGGGAAACATGTGGATAAAACGGCCCAAAACTGGAACTAGACTTAGACTAAAAAATCGAAAAGCTAAAATCATCCAGTACAGATGTATTTTCTCACTAATTCCGTCCCCTATATAATTTCTGAAAGATATTCAGGCTGTATAATAGGTGCCTACCTGTATGGGCAAGTTAAGGCAATAGGCATCAAAATACGAgcgtgggtttaagaaacgaacgaagtgagtatcttaaaaggatcacacgagtgttttaatgcctataaTTATGTATAGAAACATACACTATTTTAAGCAGTGAGGGCTACGAGAGATCGAGACCAATGGAGACAAATCACGAACTGAACAAGtggtcacgatcctcagtaaaGAGGAACCAACACAATAAGTTATGGGCATTGATAATTAACCGAGTTTACTTCCAACTTCATTATTTTTGCCTGTGTTTATATTTTACCTTTGTGTATGATGGACTGTCAGGTCATGAACTTGTCTGTGTTCATTTATCGCACAAATAACTGCAGGCGATAAAACTGCGCTCTgttaacaataaaatatttttctgataagtaggtatttattgaaAGCAATACTCTTTATCTGACCATCGCTGGGCCTTATGTCTTTGCAACGTAATGCAACATAAGTCTCCCTCTTGAAAATGATAGCGCTTATGTCATTTCACTCAGGTAGTTGTTGATAAGCAACATGATACGATCTTTATAGgactggtacagtcagcatgaaAAGTAACGTATCAGACTATAGGTTCCATTCTCTAAAGGCATAAAAAGAGGCATATATAGTTGGTctaaccaaatttgtcagtaaataagaattaaaaaactatactcatcctatttattattaaattgtacaacgggacttaatcgcgtatctaagttttaagatttacctccgacgtttcgaggacggcgttgtccccggaGTCTAAGACTCCGAGACCACGACACACGACTTTTACACgagatgtgtaaaaatcgtgaaagtttaaatcagtgttatactcatccttttcttttgggtgctagtactaatgaaagatagtatgattctctctatgtttgaaatgagacagtccttttgACAAACTAGGTATATCAGATATATAAAAaacgggcaagtgcgagtcggactcgcgcacggagggttccgcaccatcaacaaaaaatagagtaaaacaagcaaaaaaaaaaaacaagcaaaaaaacggtcacccatccaagtactgaccccgcccgacgttgcttaacttcggtcaaaaatcacgtttgttgtctgggagccccacttacttaaatctttattttattctatttttagtatttgttgttatagcggcaacagaaatacatcatctgtgaaaatttcaactgtctagctattattattattggggtggtatcgggcctttgagtgtcacgtcgaccaagtattgatctattgtgacggccctttaaagttcattactaatgcccgttgcatccagaaaattacagatgctttgggccgtaacgttctgtacctcatagggtacatacacacatacatacaacatacatacatgccgccctaagtaggtacttctttttgacattagtggtccacaggaacagagaatgtgcattgcagtctcctctgactcctggcagaacctgcatgtcgcatcttgtttcttgccaatttgaaacatgtgcctgttcaacttacagtgtccagtcagtattctagtcaccgcgcaagttttgtgccttttgagccccagaagctccttagcgattttgctgttgaaccctttgattagagctttcgagtgtacttgtcctttagcgaacttccaccaatcgattgctctctttttttctaagtcgctgagcagagaatatgcatcccgttttgtgattccacagaacggttctgggccgaccaggggtgtgtctgcgccctttcttgcaagttcgtctgcttcttcgtttccgttaatgtcggagtgccctggtacccatctaagtgtgactttgttggagttagccagtgcatttaggtttgttttacagttctggactagttttgagtttgactcaagggattctagtgccagcagagcagcctggctgtctgagttgatgtagatatgTTGGTGTCTTAGGTTTCTGTCCAGGTTAATCTCCGCACATTTGTTGATGGCGAAGACTTCTGCCTGGAAGATTGAGGCCTTTGTGCCCATGCTGACGCTAGCTAACTAACACCatgaacaaaaaatagagcaaaacaagcaaaaaaacggtcacccatccaagtactgaccccgcccgacgttgcttaacttcggtcaaaaatcacgtttgttgtatgagagccccacttaaatctttattttattctgtttttagtatttgttgttatagcggcaacagaaatacatcatctgtgaaaatttcaactgtctagctatcacggttcgtgagatacagcctggtgacagacggacggacggacggacggacggacggacggacggacagcggagtcttagtaatagggtcccgtttttaccctttgggtacggaaccctaaaaattgtctGTGGCAGAATACTTTTGAACGCATAAGAGATACCTATCTCCCACTCGACCTATATCACTATTTGGTAAAGTATTCGATGTTGGCAGATACCTGTGTTCGactgtttcatccgctacttttgatgttGACTGTACTTGACCAATAATTATCAATATTGGAATTTAAACCGAAGACTGTTGTGTCTTTAATTATCaagttagtagtagtagtagtaattatCTACTCATGTTCTGCTTAAGTGAAGCGTGTTTTCAAAGGCGTAGAAGTAAGTTTTGGATTTAAAAACCATTTGATTATAAAGAGCAATTTCAATATTTTCTATTATAGCCTTTAAATTAAGGCAAAAGATAAAAAAGGGTCtttatttattgcataaacaaaactaataaactattattaaaattaagtattaaactaaaaaaagaATAGATTAAGGGCAAACCTAAAACGAAGGGGTAAGGCACGGAATAAGAAGATAAGATAACTTATGAACTCAGCGGAagaatagagaaaaaaatacatagattgctcactccatacatcagttttagtaccaaaaagactattagcatctagcatcgagtagcggaactatcagtactgctaattgacaatagatgtagcaccgaccggaaagtcttatctcaacagcataagactttccggtcggtgctacatctatcgtcaagtagcagtactgatagttcggctattcgatgctagatgtagacactgaaattaatagtctaactgatgtatggagtgagcactcttgacttacttactatatttctctatggcggaAGTTACTCTTCCCTTCAGGACACTCTTTCAATTAGTTGTTAGTTTTTGCATAGGTACCTTTATGGTACCTTTAGTatgtataggtaagtacctttaGTAAGCTTATGAttagaaataagtaggtatgctaaaaaccggccaagtgcgagtcggactcgcgcacggagggttccgcaccatcaacaaaaaatagagcaaaacaagcaaaaaaacggtcacccatccaagtactgaccccgcccgacgttgcttaacttcggtcaaaaatcacgtttgttgtatgggagccccacttaaatctttattatattcagtttttagtatttgttgttatagcggcaacagaaatacatcatctgtgaaaatttcaactgtctagctatcacggttcgtgagatacagcctggtgacagacggacggacggacggacggacagcggagtcttagtaatagggtcccgtttttaccctttgggtacggaaccctaaaaacgattagGTACTCAGGTATGTGGATTCTCTACCCCATCTAACAAATAGTAATAAATTCTACTTGTTAATAACTGTTGTTTTTCAGCAAAGAACCACGACAATCTCACCATGGTGCGACTAGTGGAAGAGCAGTCAACCCCCTTCAAGAAGGAGACGGTTCGGCGGTTCACGTGGCATTCTGCGTCGGGCGTCTCTGTCACTGTTATCTCGTATGGAGCCATCATACAGTCTGTTAAAGTAAGTagctattgtacctacttattctttgcaaataaatacttacttacttatactCAGGCGAGCCAGCTTTGTTAGTCTGAAAAAAGAATATAGTATTTGGGAACACATATAAGACGCGTGATGACGGAACACAGATCGAGTTTTGCTTAGTTGTAGGTACTGTAGAAAACCCGGCGAGAAACAGGCAGGCAGTTGATGGCTGGTTCCCTGTACTTTTGCAGAACAGAAGGACATTTTTCAGTTCAACGTCCTTTAGTTCACTCTCATCTAATTTATCTGTACCGAATGCGTTATATCGCGTCGCGGCGTACACAACACATTCTGCTAAGTAGTAGGTAAGTGAAAGCTAGTCTCCTCCTCGCCATAGTGTTGGCAGGAGGCATCAAAGTATACTTGCAGGGGGCAGTTCTTGGTCCAAGGGGGGCATTTAAAGATGATATATTCTAAATTGCCAGGTACCCGACAAGAACGGCGAAATCGCCGATATCGCCCTTGGTTTCGACGATGTCGACAGCTACGTCCAGCGCAACGTGCCGTACTTTGGGGCCACGGTGGGCCGCTGCGCCAACCGCATAGCGCGCGCCCAGTTTGAGATAGACGGCGTGCAGTACAAGCTAGCGAAGAATATAGGGGAGAACCACTTGCACGGCGGGATCGTGGGGTTTGATAAGGTGcgttattaatattataggcCTTTACCCTTCGgtacacctgcatgaaataagatctttttcgtGCAAGTGAGATGAAAACAGGCATATATCTGAATGTGCACTCGTGAGTAACGTCCGCGAACATCCTCTGATGATGCCAATCGGTTCTGTTCACGACAATTTACCTTAAACCTTTGaactacagtgaaacctggttaattgacacctggataaatgcaaaacctcaataattgcaaccaaaggtccggtcccggtcccttgagactaaaaggcctctataattgacacaacgattttttgaacctcgttaattggcacgacctgcttaattgaaaaacctggttaattgacaaaaaattgccggtcccttgagattgcaattatccaggtttcactgtatttaaCATTTATGGGAAATAAGAAAGAtgggctttttatttttaacaatttaacaCCTTAGTATTCTGACATTAGGGTATCATAAAATTTGGAATCGATGCCAAGTGGTACACATACCCTTTATGACATTTGTCCTTTAAAGGGAACTTGTGGGCAAAAGCTATGATAATTCTAGGTAAACTGGCACACAACAGTCGATGGCAACAAAGTGATCTTCAGCTACCTCTCGCCCGACAGCGAGGAGGGCTACCCCGGCGACCTGGTAACCAGCGTCACTTACGAGCTGACCGACGACGATCGCTTCCACGTGGACTTCCAGTCCATTACCACGAAGAAAACGGTCGTGAACCTGACTAATCACTCGTACTTCAACTTGGCTGGGCATGATGGGGGGGCTCAGGAGTTGATGGAACATGTGGTCGCTTTATTTGCTGATAAGTAAGTTTTACGATGTGCCTAAGTTGTCGTAAATATTGGTGCTCAGTGCCAGAAACTTTTTAGGATGACGCTAGAACGGTCAGAGTTGGTCGGACCCCTCGGAAGCctcgacccggacccggacccggttatagcgtgagtcatcctttatctaCGATTCGCTTGCGCCCTTAATCGTGAATTAAATATGATGGATGGCGTTCTAAGGCTTAAGAGAAAGCAATGCGTTAATAggaattaaatataggtacctggAAATTGCATAGTATTATGGGTTAAGCAAACATAAATCAATCGGGATGATCTGAACGCTACGATGAGCGAGAGATCTAAtgcaaagaaaatatgttcatGGTCAGACCGCGCAAGTATATTCAAGATTTTTATCTCCCAGAACTTGATCAGTTAATCTTTTTTAACCCATATTAATTAGAAACTAGGTGGTTTCAAGAAACAAACGGCAAAAAAGTCCTAAATATTAAAAAGTGTACCAATTTCTCTAGAATCACTGAAACCGATGACAACTCCATCCCGACCGGTCGCCTGGCCAACGTGGGGGGCACGCCGTTCGACCTGCGCACGCCGAAGCGACTCGGCGATATCATATCTAAGAACCCGAAGCTGTTTGATGACAACTTCTGCATTACTACGTTTGGGAAGGAGGTAACAggctttatttaattacacaaacgggtctaccgcgatataatttcattgtctttacctttaattccgacgtttcagctgagttgcaccagctgtggtcacggaaagactgacgtcccaacaaaccccggcggtagacccgtttgtgtaattaaatatgtgtacaaaacgcgagagtttaaagtgttactcGTATATGTAACAGGCTTTGTCGAGCATCGTGAGCTGAGGACAAACATTGGTCTGAGCTCTTGTCTATGAAAGCTATCGTTAAGCTacaagtacctaggtacattgAGTACTTTCGGGTTGTAACTGTGAAATGGTCCACTCAATTCACAATGTCTAAGTGAGTTTGGCATCAAAATGGCCACAGTGGGATTTTAATGTGGTGTTACCGCCATGTTTCCATGGATTCTGAATTCCATTGGGAAATAACGTCccaacttctttttttttatggtgCCTGACAAGACACAAACGCCAACTGTAATTCCTAGGTATTAGTAGCACTTTCGAAGTTAGATAATTTTATcttgatttgttattaatttgacATATCTCTCAATTAAATTAGTGCGAGAAAATGCACTCCCTCCAAAAACGTATCAAAACCTGAATTTCCCTTTC comes from Cydia amplana chromosome 15, ilCydAmpl1.1, whole genome shotgun sequence and encodes:
- the LOC134654543 gene encoding galactose mutarotase-like; this translates as MAAKNHDNLTMVRLVEEQSTPFKKETVRRFTWHSASGVSVTVISYGAIIQSVKVPDKNGEIADIALGFDDVDSYVQRNVPYFGATVGRCANRIARAQFEIDGVQYKLAKNIGENHLHGGIVGFDKVNWHTTVDGNKVIFSYLSPDSEEGYPGDLVTSVTYELTDDDRFHVDFQSITTKKTVVNLTNHSYFNLAGHDGGAQELMEHVVALFADKITETDDNSIPTGRLANVGGTPFDLRTPKRLGDIISKNPKLFDDNFCITTFGKEDLHYISRVVHPPSGRYLEVYSDQPGVQLYTSYFLPAPTDAALVGKDGVGYRRHGAFCLETQKYPDAVHHEKFPSPILKPGDIYRHRVVYAFGSECSSEPTVVST